From the genome of Psychrilyobacter atlanticus DSM 19335, one region includes:
- a CDS encoding tyrosine-type recombinase/integrase, which produces MEKLIKEFIYYEQFGQQKSENTIKSYKKDLEQFIEFIVGHELLENIGEVEELNLRGFILYLGSINITKRSISRKLSTLRTFFKYLKENKVIDKNPIILLNNPSFINKFPTLLKKDELEKLRSVIDTTKTNGIRDRLIIELLYSSGIRAGELLSLGENIVDLEEREIKIVGNSSRTVFFSQTAEKYLKDYLIAKKEKYGDKYNPDIIFVNGSGTRLSDRSLRRIIDRYAKKAGLEKEISPHTFRHTFGVYLLEKGMNIHFLQELMGHISPESTRIYEEHMIVVRRGINN; this is translated from the coding sequence TTGGAAAAATTGATAAAAGAATTTATCTACTATGAACAGTTTGGGCAGCAAAAAAGTGAAAATACCATAAAATCCTATAAGAAAGATTTAGAACAGTTTATAGAATTTATTGTAGGGCATGAACTCCTTGAAAATATAGGTGAAGTAGAGGAGCTGAATTTAAGAGGTTTTATACTCTATTTAGGATCTATCAATATAACTAAGAGATCAATAAGCAGAAAGTTATCTACTTTAAGAACTTTTTTTAAATATTTAAAAGAAAATAAAGTTATAGATAAAAACCCGATAATACTTTTGAATAATCCATCCTTTATAAATAAATTCCCGACTCTTTTAAAAAAAGATGAATTGGAAAAATTGAGATCGGTTATTGATACTACTAAAACTAATGGAATCAGAGACAGGCTTATTATAGAATTACTTTATTCTAGTGGGATAAGAGCAGGGGAACTGCTGTCATTGGGAGAAAATATAGTGGATCTGGAAGAACGAGAGATAAAGATAGTGGGAAACAGCAGTCGGACTGTATTTTTTAGCCAAACAGCAGAGAAGTATTTAAAAGATTATTTAATTGCTAAAAAAGAGAAATATGGTGATAAATATAACCCTGATATTATCTTCGTGAATGGAAGTGGAACAAGGTTAAGTGACAGGTCTCTCCGTAGGATAATAGACAGGTACGCCAAAAAAGCAGGGTTAGAAAAAGAGATAAGTCCCCATACATTTAGGCATACATTTGGAGTGTATCTCCTGGAAAAAGGGATGAATATTCATTTTTTACAGGAACTTATGGGACATATCAGCCCGGAGAGTACAAGGATATATGAGGAGCATATGATAGTAGTTCGAAGGGGAATTAATAATTAA
- the hslV gene encoding ATP-dependent protease subunit HslV, which translates to MKFRATTILAVKDGDKVAIAGDGQVTFGDTVFKNKAKKIRKFYNDSILAGFAGAAADAFALFDKFENKLDEYGGNLKKASVELAKEWRSDKALRELDAMLIVADKKNLLILSGTGDVLETDDNIAAIGSGGTYAYSAAKALKRHTQLEPHEIVCESLQIAGEICIYTNTNISVEKLY; encoded by the coding sequence TTGAAATTTAGAGCAACTACAATATTAGCGGTAAAAGACGGAGATAAAGTAGCCATTGCCGGAGACGGACAGGTAACCTTTGGAGATACCGTATTTAAAAATAAAGCGAAAAAAATAAGAAAATTTTATAATGATTCAATATTAGCAGGATTTGCAGGAGCCGCAGCAGATGCTTTTGCATTATTCGATAAATTTGAAAATAAATTGGATGAATACGGTGGAAATTTAAAAAAAGCTTCAGTAGAATTGGCCAAGGAGTGGAGGTCAGATAAGGCTTTACGTGAATTGGATGCAATGCTGATAGTAGCAGATAAAAAAAATCTTCTGATTTTATCGGGAACAGGAGATGTATTGGAAACAGATGATAATATTGCAGCTATTGGTTCTGGAGGAACCTATGCTTATTCAGCAGCCAAAGCATTGAAAAGGCACACACAACTAGAACCTCATGAAATAGTCTGTGAAAGTCTTCAAATAGCAGGGGAGATATGTATCTATACTAATACAAATATAAGTGTGGAAAAATTATATTAA
- the cmk gene encoding (d)CMP kinase, protein MVAEKYRLTYLDTGAMYRMIAFTSIRDGVDLDDIAEVVNLLDKVNIDMKDGKFYVDGHDVSLEIRTPEVTAIVSKVAAIREVRVKLVDLQRKISEGKDVILDGRDIGTVVFTNADLKIFLVASPEERAKRRVLDFKNKGIDENFEDVLSEIIRRDEFDSNRKESPLKKAEDAVEIDTSFMNIDEVVGAISELVEKKK, encoded by the coding sequence ATGGTAGCAGAAAAATATAGATTAACTTATTTAGATACAGGGGCTATGTATAGAATGATAGCTTTTACATCTATAAGGGATGGAGTAGATCTAGATGATATAGCAGAGGTAGTAAACTTATTGGATAAAGTAAATATCGATATGAAAGATGGTAAGTTTTATGTGGACGGACATGATGTGAGTTTAGAAATAAGAACTCCAGAGGTCACTGCAATAGTATCTAAAGTAGCTGCTATAAGAGAGGTAAGGGTAAAATTAGTAGATCTTCAAAGAAAAATATCAGAAGGAAAGGATGTTATCTTAGATGGAAGAGACATAGGGACTGTGGTATTTACAAATGCAGATCTTAAAATATTTTTAGTGGCATCACCAGAGGAAAGAGCCAAGAGAAGAGTTTTGGATTTTAAAAACAAAGGAATAGATGAAAATTTTGAAGACGTTTTAAGTGAGATCATTAGACGGGATGAATTTGATTCTAATAGAAAGGAAAGTCCATTAAAGAAAGCTGAAGATGCTGTAGAGATAGATACAAGCTTTATGAATATAGATGAAGTGGTAGGAGCTATATCGGAATTGGTAGAAAAGAAAAAATAA